The Lycium ferocissimum isolate CSIRO_LF1 chromosome 1, AGI_CSIRO_Lferr_CH_V1, whole genome shotgun sequence genome includes a region encoding these proteins:
- the LOC132062521 gene encoding glycine-rich protein 5-like, whose amino-acid sequence MANKLSIVILCVALVVVHTIAAREMPSDKDLADQKNVFGGTGTFGGIGNNGLPFAGVVSGVGADVGGVGGGVGVGAGIGGGLGGGGIGGVGSLGGPGGLGGLGGLGGGAGGGGGAGNLPLP is encoded by the coding sequence ATGGCCAATAAGTTGTCCATAGTTATCCTTTGTGTTGCTTTGGTAGTGGTTCATACCATAGCAGCAAGAGAAATGCCAAGTGACAAAGATCTTGCTGACCAAAAGAATGTTTTTGGAGGCACTGGAACTTTCGGTGGCATTGGTAACAATGGCCTGCCTTTTGCCGGAGTTGTAAGTGGAGTAGGCGCCGATGTtggtggggttgggggtggAGTTGGTGTTGGAGCTGGAATTGGTGGAGGACTTGGAGGTGGTGGAATAGGTGGTGTTGGGAGTCTTGGTGGTCCAGGTGGCTTGGGGGGTCTAGGTGGTCTAGGTGGTGGtgctggtggtggtggtggtgcaGGGAACCTTCCACTTCCATGA
- the LOC132062509 gene encoding serine/threonine-protein phosphatase 7 long form homolog yields MHPDPISRVVRTCSRESAWDILEAIPPHPGVIDILRRGGIYRCIEVGRLVHDRALVTVMIERWRPETHTFYLCTGEATITLQDVEVIYGLQIDGHALYRVEPPQMLPYRQELTRLTGFVPQERDIRGQS; encoded by the coding sequence ATGCACCCAGATCCCATAAGTAGAGTAGTCCGTACCTGTTCGAGGGAGTCAGCATGGGATATTCTAGAGGCTATTCCCCCACATCCTGGTGTCATAGATATACTACGTCGGGGCGGTATCTACAGGTGCATCGAGGTTGGTCGGCTTGTACACGATAGGGCTCTAGTGACGGTCATGATTGAGCGCTGGCGACCGGAGACCCATACATTTTATCTCTGCACTGGCGAGGCTACCATCACCCTGCAGGATGTCGAGGTGATTTATGGTCTACAGATTGATGGACATGCATTGTATAGAGTGGAGCCTCCGCAGATGCTGCCGTATCGCCaagagttgactaggctcactggTTTCGTGCCTCAGGAGAGAGATATACGTGGACAGAGTTAG